The genomic segment gggtttgttgttgttaattgtTGTGTTTCTAATCTAATGTTTTGTTGACAGGAGTGTTGTCAATGAGTATACTTACCATAGAGAACAAATGCAATAACACAGTTTGGCCGGTAATGTTCTCATGGCAGTCACAGGTCTCCACCACCGGCTTCGCTCTTAAAAGCGGGGAAGCTCGTGCCCTACTCGCACCGTCTTCCTGGTACGGTCTTATCTCCGCTAGGACGCTGTGCTCCACAAGCTCAACAGGAAAATTCTCTTGCCTCACAGGAGACTGTGAATCTGGAAAAATCGAGTGTCCTGGTAAATACGATTGGTCTCCAGTGACATATGCCTACTTTAACATTGATAAAGGCGGAATCGACAGCTACTTCATCAGTGTCGAGCACGGTTACAACCTTCCGTTAATGATCGTCCCGTCGTCACAGAATAGCCGGACGTGTATCAGCTCAGGTTGTGTGGTTGACTTGAACAAGACTTGTCCAAATGATCAAAAGACACTGGTCGGGGGAAAACCAATCGCGTGCACTAGCGTGTGTCAAGAATCCAAGACAGATGAGAACTGTTGCACCGGTGACTTTAAGTCAAAGCGAAAATGCAAGCCGACAGTTTACACGCAGAACTTCGAGCGCGCTTGCCCATCCGCGTATAGCTACGTCTACGAGGATAGTAACAGCACCTTATGCCCTAACTCAACTGACTTCACCATCACGTTTTGCCCATCCTCCAATATTCCAGAAAACACCAGGTAAATTCCCGTAAATATCCCTCTCCCTTCCTTTTATTTTCTAGTATATATTTTGCTGGAGTTGATTTCGTCAAACATCACATAATTCCAATTTTCGATTTTAGAGCTTACCTTAACCCATACGAGTTGGATCAAGTCTCTAATAATCAATCATATTTACTTAGAATAAAAGTTACATGTAGTGACCAAGACCTAAGCCCTGCCAATACTAATTTCATATCTACAATTTCCAACATCTGGAACCAATGAAtgcataattacaaaattatttttacacacACGGAGTATGCTGAAAGCTAATACTGTATATGTCATTATTTCATTTGCTTGGAGAAGCAACAACATAAGCTCCATGGCTCCATTAGCAGGACCAAaccgtaagtttttttttctcttcatcctacaaaaaaatgtatgcggattatatattattttgttaattagatTATGTCTTTGATACATTTGCAGATAACTCTTTACAGAAGTTAAAACCAATTCTTGGTACGACCTTCACTGCAACCACGTCTCTCTTGCTCATTCATATCTTCAAAATATTCAGTTAGCTATTATGTACAAATTCTTCGATGGTATTTACTTGTTCTTTCGCAGAAAGTTGTGTCTTGTCACCGAGtaaattttaatcattaatttcTTTACAAGAAAGAATAACATAATTTATGCTAACCACATATATTCGTGATTTTTTAGTTCTATAAACTAAAATCGTGAATACATGATCAAAATTcatatgagtatatgactcaaaacaaaaattgaccatattagaaagaaaaaagatgatggCGCAGGGAAAAAAAGTAAGAGCCACATTAGTAACTAAAATGCTATTGTTTTTTCAAAGAAATGTAATAAAGAACTAAAGATGATGGCGCAGGGACTCGTCTAGATCCGTTAATCTGGGGataaataagaataacaaaGTTCGATTCATCCGTTAATGAACGGCTTAGATTAGTTCTAGCTTATAGGACAAACTAATTTCATTAAttgataatatttgaacctAGGTTTCATCAAATTTGGGACCGTTCTGTGCAAGTAAGTGGATCCAATATCCACCAGAGTCCGAGTTTTCCCGATATATTACCAAAAGGTCCAAAACCGGTTTATTTGCAAAACCAATGACACTCTAGATTCATTAGCCTACTGCAATGGTCATGATCATCTAATCCCTCTGTATTTGCCTCTATGGTTCGTTCGGTTTTGGTGATAGGAGACTTATGAGTTTCTTGGTTCAACGGTTAAATCATATGGTCACGAATGATGAATAAATTTCAACGTTTTCAATTTTGTCGCGGGACCGTTTAACGCCGTATATGTCTAACATGGAAGGTTTAAGGACCACTGATTATCAGTTTTACAAATTCAACATTTAATGATATTCAGAGAAacttcaatttctttttaaataagtaaTATCTCGAATAAACGCCTAAAGCGCTGAGACAAAGAATtagcaataatttttttaaaggaatAAGACTATGTGACGAACGCTTGATATTGTATAATTCGAATGGTTTGCTGCATTATTAACGTCTTGTTTGCTAATGAATATGAATCTATGATTGTATAGCTGAACTAAGAAATGAGACTActtgcatatatattttaaaagccTTTCTTAAAGGGTTTGTTACGtgatatcgtttttttttttaaaaggtaagAAATTGATTATCAAACA from the Camelina sativa cultivar DH55 chromosome 12, Cs, whole genome shotgun sequence genome contains:
- the LOC104733354 gene encoding thaumatin-like protein 1b, coding for MERLPLIVFLTSHLFISGVLSMSILTIENKCNNTVWPVMFSWQSQVSTTGFALKSGEARALLAPSSWYGLISARTLCSTSSTGKFSCLTGDCESGKIECPGKYDWSPVTYAYFNIDKGGIDSYFISVEHGYNLPLMIVPSSQNSRTCISSGCVVDLNKTCPNDQKTLVGGKPIACTSVCQESKTDENCCTGDFKSKRKCKPTVYTQNFERACPSAYSYVYEDSNSTLCPNSTDFTITFCPSSNIPENTR